In Amycolatopsis coloradensis, one genomic interval encodes:
- a CDS encoding ABC transporter ATP-binding protein yields MNRVNKPVFVQPNLDGPAVELSGVEVHVGRVPLVSDVDWRVDYGQRWVVLGRNGAGKSTILSVASTRRFPSAGTAVVLGHRMGAVDLRDVRTHIGFVGANQRLPDAENHDAHTVVLTGFSGSVLPLWDRYDDAVRDRASKLLELVGCTELRDRPVRVCSQGERARVRLARALMADPLLLLLDEPFAGLDLPGREDLLMALENLTLAQPELATVTVTHHLEEIPATATHALMVRRGKVTGAGPIDDVLTGEGLSACYERDVEVHRINGRWAAHAVRRS; encoded by the coding sequence ATGAACCGCGTGAACAAGCCCGTCTTCGTGCAGCCGAACCTCGACGGACCGGCGGTGGAGCTGTCCGGGGTCGAGGTCCACGTGGGTCGCGTGCCGCTGGTGTCGGACGTCGACTGGCGGGTGGACTACGGCCAGCGCTGGGTCGTCCTCGGCCGAAACGGGGCCGGGAAGTCGACCATTCTTTCGGTGGCCTCGACCCGGCGGTTCCCCAGCGCGGGGACGGCCGTCGTGCTCGGCCATCGCATGGGCGCGGTCGACCTGCGTGACGTGCGGACGCATATCGGCTTCGTCGGCGCGAACCAGCGGCTGCCGGACGCGGAGAACCACGACGCGCACACCGTGGTGCTCACCGGGTTCAGCGGAAGCGTGCTGCCGCTGTGGGATCGCTACGACGACGCGGTCCGGGACAGGGCGTCGAAACTGCTCGAACTGGTCGGCTGCACCGAACTGCGCGACCGGCCGGTGCGCGTCTGCTCGCAGGGCGAACGCGCCCGGGTCCGGCTCGCCAGGGCACTCATGGCCGACCCGCTGCTGCTCCTGCTGGACGAGCCGTTCGCCGGTCTCGACCTGCCCGGCCGCGAGGATCTCCTGATGGCGCTGGAAAACCTGACTTTGGCCCAGCCGGAGCTCGCGACGGTCACCGTGACGCATCACCTGGAGGAGATCCCGGCGACGGCCACGCACGCGCTGATGGTGCGCCGCGGCAAGGTCACCGGCGCGGGGCCGATCGACGATGTCCTCACCGGCGAAGGGCTCTCCGCCTGTTACGAGCGGGACGTCGAGGTCCACCGCATCAACGGGCGCTGGGCCGCGCACGCGGTGCGACGTTCGTGA
- a CDS encoding dihydrofolate reductase family protein encodes MRTLIATAFVSLDGVVEGPGGEPGYRNSGWTFDGIEFDEAAYELKGREQGEATAMMMGRVSYQAFAPVWPGMTEEFSEYNAMPKYVVSTTLRDEDLVGNWGETTILRSLDDVAKLKETEGGPIIIHGSAELNRNLTDAGLIDRYHLLLFPVLLGAGKKMFGDTDKDKQNLKLVESEAYGNGVQKLVYDVIR; translated from the coding sequence ATGCGCACCCTGATCGCCACCGCGTTCGTCTCGCTCGACGGCGTCGTCGAAGGGCCCGGCGGGGAGCCGGGCTACCGCAACTCCGGCTGGACCTTCGACGGTATCGAGTTCGACGAAGCCGCCTACGAGCTCAAGGGGCGTGAGCAGGGCGAGGCGACCGCGATGATGATGGGCCGGGTCAGTTACCAGGCGTTCGCGCCGGTGTGGCCAGGCATGACCGAGGAGTTCTCCGAGTACAACGCGATGCCGAAGTACGTCGTCTCGACCACCCTGCGGGACGAGGACCTCGTCGGCAACTGGGGCGAGACCACGATCCTGCGTTCGCTCGACGACGTCGCGAAGCTCAAGGAGACCGAGGGCGGGCCGATCATCATCCACGGCAGCGCGGAACTGAACCGGAACCTCACCGACGCCGGGCTGATCGACCGCTACCACCTGCTGCTGTTCCCGGTTCTGCTCGGCGCGGGCAAGAAGATGTTCGGCGACACCGACAAGGACAAGCAGAACCTCAAGCTCGTCGAGAGCGAGGCCTACGGCAACGGCGTCCAGAAGCTGGTCTACGACGTCATCCGATGA
- a CDS encoding response regulator transcription factor produces MGDERVRVVLVDDEHLVRMALRLIVDGEPDLVVVGEADDGDAAVTVVGEQRPDVVLMDVRMPGRDGLSATEEILRFPDPPRILVLTTFDSDEMVLGALRVGALGFLLKDTPPPRILAAIRTVATGEPALSPAATSRLIAAATGPHSSDARRASRDTARGLLATLTDRERETANAIAEGLSNTDVARRLGITVATVKAHTSSMLAKLGVENRVQIALLVRDADG; encoded by the coding sequence ATGGGCGACGAGCGGGTGCGGGTCGTGCTCGTCGACGACGAGCACCTGGTGCGGATGGCGCTGCGGCTCATCGTCGACGGCGAACCCGACCTCGTCGTGGTCGGCGAGGCCGACGACGGCGACGCGGCGGTGACCGTGGTGGGGGAGCAGCGGCCCGACGTCGTCCTGATGGACGTCCGGATGCCCGGGCGCGACGGCCTCAGCGCGACCGAGGAGATCCTCCGGTTCCCGGACCCGCCCCGGATTCTCGTGCTCACGACGTTCGACTCCGACGAGATGGTGCTGGGCGCGCTGCGCGTCGGCGCGCTCGGGTTCCTCCTCAAGGACACGCCGCCGCCCCGGATACTCGCGGCGATCCGTACGGTCGCGACCGGCGAACCAGCGCTCTCGCCCGCCGCCACGTCCCGGCTGATCGCCGCGGCCACCGGGCCGCACTCGTCCGACGCGCGCCGGGCGTCCCGGGACACCGCCCGCGGGCTGCTGGCCACCCTGACCGACCGGGAACGCGAGACCGCGAACGCCATCGCCGAGGGCCTGTCCAACACCGACGTCGCGCGGAGGCTGGGCATCACCGTCGCGACGGTGAAGGCGCACACGAGCAGCATGCTCGCGAAACTCGGCGTCGAGAACCGGGTGCAGATCGCCTTGCTCGTGCGCGACGCGGACGGCTGA
- a CDS encoding sensor histidine kinase, producing MITDADAQPPLSPWGQAWRLLAAAGLGVLLWLVTASQVPVGATGPRVDWMITGDPLIALACLIALLWRRRFPVVITIAVILASTVSVLAGGASLLALCSLATRRRPAETAVAAVLSVVTAVLTADLYPQREAPGPWWLLISLPTLMVGIVVAVGAAIGARREEVRSLRERVESAEREQAARAAEARIMERHRIAREMHDVLAHRVSLVAMQAGVLGHRPDLPADQVAELARGIADGSHQALEELRDVLGVLRASPDEVEPPQPSLADLPALVADARALGLDVSLTTTISGEPPDAIARTVYRVVQEGLTNAGKHAPSAKVAVTVEGEAGDGVRATIRDSGAARAIAGPPASGFGLLGLSERVGLAGGELDHHAEPGGGFVLAARLPWPVREGSE from the coding sequence GTGATCACCGACGCCGACGCCCAGCCGCCCCTCAGTCCGTGGGGACAGGCCTGGCGCCTGCTCGCCGCGGCCGGACTGGGCGTGCTGCTCTGGCTCGTCACGGCGTCGCAGGTGCCGGTGGGCGCGACGGGGCCGAGGGTCGACTGGATGATCACCGGTGATCCGCTGATCGCGCTCGCCTGCTTGATCGCCCTGCTGTGGCGCCGCCGCTTCCCGGTCGTGATCACGATCGCGGTCATCCTCGCGTCGACGGTTTCGGTGTTGGCGGGCGGCGCGTCGTTGCTGGCGCTCTGCTCGCTGGCCACCCGGCGGCGACCGGCCGAAACGGCGGTCGCGGCGGTGTTGTCGGTGGTCACCGCGGTGCTGACCGCCGACCTGTATCCGCAGCGCGAGGCGCCGGGACCGTGGTGGCTGCTGATCAGCCTCCCCACCTTGATGGTGGGCATCGTGGTGGCCGTGGGCGCCGCGATCGGGGCGCGCCGGGAAGAGGTGCGCTCCCTGCGCGAGCGGGTCGAAAGCGCGGAACGGGAGCAGGCCGCGCGGGCGGCCGAGGCACGGATCATGGAGCGGCACCGGATCGCCCGCGAGATGCACGACGTCCTCGCGCACCGCGTCTCGCTGGTCGCGATGCAGGCCGGGGTGCTGGGGCACCGGCCGGATCTGCCCGCCGACCAGGTCGCGGAACTCGCCCGCGGGATCGCCGACGGCTCCCATCAGGCGCTGGAGGAACTGCGGGACGTCCTCGGGGTGCTACGGGCCAGCCCGGATGAGGTGGAACCACCGCAGCCTTCGCTCGCCGACCTGCCGGCACTGGTCGCGGACGCGCGGGCGCTGGGGCTGGACGTCTCCTTGACGACCACGATCTCGGGCGAGCCGCCCGACGCGATCGCGAGGACCGTCTACCGGGTCGTCCAGGAAGGCCTGACCAACGCGGGCAAACACGCGCCGAGTGCGAAGGTGGCAGTCACCGTCGAGGGGGAAGCGGGGGACGGCGTGCGGGCGACCATCCGGGATTCCGGCGCGGCGCGGGCGATCGCGGGGCCGCCCGCCTCGGGTTTCGGGCTGCTCGGGCTCTCCGAGCGGGTCGGACTGGCAGGCGGCGAGCTGGACCACCACGCGGAACCAGGCGGCGGTTTCGTCCTCGCCGCGCGGTTGCCGTGGCCCGTCCGCGAAGGGAGCGAGTGA
- a CDS encoding LuxR C-terminal-related transcriptional regulator, translated as MADGVGSLAGWSADPTEVTSYVGRDAETGEARRLLEASSLVTLTGPGGVGKTRLAWRVAAAHREATADEVAFVSLAELREPALLVPTVANVLGFGDRSAKPAIEVVVEALQASRLLLVLDNCEHLVDSCAWFADTVVRACPQVTVLATSRQSLGVAGERVLPVPPLAIPEQGDSFERVMNDESVRLFVDRATAVAPSFRLTEEDTEPLIRLCRRLDGLPLAIELAAVRARALSLRQLADRLDRQFSVLTKDRRGRPERHETMRALIDWSHDLCTGPERLLWARASVFSGSFDLDAAEQVCSGGELPRERVLEVVDGLLDKSILLREEYPGGVRYRMLESVREYGVDRLTETGGTAEYRKRHRDWFAELAGRYATEWLETDQLAWIGRLRREHANLRVALDYCTGDPEDAIIGLRMLRDVKEFWIVRGLNTEGRMWVRRLDEAAAPGVPERAHLLWLSGFLALVQGDLPAHRRMLERAAAEAESSGDELAAAYVLHVRAYAALIGNDMAEASRLFGTAIDLFRAHGDEGADLWASYNHGLAIWLNGDIGRGRAVLAEAVERCERRGEVFWRGWALWSRAAAEYLQGDLAVARRCCEQVLRLHARVDDRVVVGFTLTVLAGCAARTGRPGRAAILQGAAMNVWRTVGAWPTRYEAFTEPLQADTEAVTTALGWEVAVKEFSDGAAMPIADAIAYALEERSPEPRKQASQVLTKRETEIAHVIAEGLTNQEIADRLGIARRTVDTHIDHILTKLGYSNRVQVATWVTRSA; from the coding sequence ATGGCGGACGGAGTTGGCTCACTCGCGGGGTGGTCTGCCGATCCCACCGAAGTGACCAGCTACGTGGGCCGCGACGCCGAGACCGGTGAAGCGCGGCGCCTGCTGGAGGCGTCGTCGCTGGTCACGCTGACCGGACCGGGCGGCGTCGGCAAGACGCGGCTGGCGTGGCGGGTCGCCGCCGCCCACCGCGAGGCCACCGCCGACGAGGTCGCGTTCGTGTCGCTGGCCGAGCTGCGGGAACCGGCGCTGCTCGTGCCGACCGTGGCGAACGTCCTCGGCTTCGGCGACCGCTCGGCGAAACCGGCCATCGAGGTGGTCGTCGAGGCGCTTCAGGCAAGCCGGTTGCTGCTGGTGCTGGACAACTGTGAGCATCTGGTCGACAGCTGCGCCTGGTTCGCCGACACCGTCGTCCGGGCCTGCCCCCAGGTGACCGTGCTGGCCACCAGCAGGCAGTCGCTCGGGGTGGCGGGCGAACGTGTCCTGCCGGTGCCGCCGCTGGCGATCCCGGAACAGGGCGACTCCTTCGAGCGCGTGATGAACGACGAGTCCGTGCGGCTGTTCGTGGACCGCGCGACCGCGGTCGCGCCGTCGTTCCGGCTCACCGAGGAGGACACTGAACCGCTCATCCGGCTGTGCCGCAGGCTGGACGGGCTGCCGCTGGCCATCGAGCTGGCGGCCGTCCGCGCGCGGGCGTTGTCGCTGCGCCAGCTGGCCGACCGCCTCGACCGGCAGTTCTCCGTGCTCACGAAGGACCGGCGAGGACGGCCGGAGCGGCACGAGACCATGCGGGCCCTGATCGACTGGAGCCACGACCTGTGCACCGGGCCCGAACGGCTGCTGTGGGCGCGTGCGTCGGTGTTCTCCGGCAGCTTCGACCTCGACGCCGCCGAACAGGTCTGTTCCGGCGGCGAACTGCCGCGCGAACGGGTCCTCGAAGTCGTCGACGGACTGCTCGACAAGTCCATCCTGCTGCGCGAGGAGTACCCCGGCGGCGTGCGGTACCGCATGCTGGAATCGGTGCGTGAGTACGGCGTCGACAGGCTCACCGAGACGGGCGGGACGGCGGAGTACCGGAAACGGCACCGCGACTGGTTCGCCGAACTCGCCGGCCGGTACGCCACCGAATGGCTGGAGACCGATCAGCTCGCCTGGATCGGACGGCTGCGGCGCGAACACGCGAACCTTCGCGTCGCCCTCGACTACTGCACCGGTGATCCCGAAGACGCGATCATCGGGCTGCGGATGCTGCGCGACGTCAAGGAGTTCTGGATCGTCCGCGGTCTGAACACCGAGGGCCGGATGTGGGTCCGCCGTCTCGACGAAGCCGCGGCGCCCGGTGTTCCCGAGCGGGCACACCTGCTGTGGCTCTCCGGTTTCCTCGCCCTGGTGCAGGGAGACCTGCCCGCTCACCGCCGCATGCTGGAGAGGGCGGCCGCCGAAGCCGAGTCCAGCGGCGACGAGCTCGCCGCCGCATACGTGCTCCACGTCCGCGCCTACGCCGCGCTGATCGGCAACGACATGGCCGAGGCGTCACGCCTGTTCGGCACGGCCATCGACCTGTTCCGCGCCCACGGCGACGAAGGCGCGGACCTCTGGGCGAGTTACAACCACGGGCTGGCCATCTGGCTGAACGGCGACATCGGCCGCGGCCGGGCGGTACTCGCGGAAGCCGTCGAACGCTGTGAGCGGCGGGGCGAGGTCTTCTGGCGGGGCTGGGCGCTGTGGTCGCGCGCCGCCGCCGAATACCTCCAAGGTGATCTCGCGGTCGCGCGCCGCTGCTGTGAGCAGGTCCTGCGCCTGCACGCCCGCGTCGACGACCGCGTCGTCGTCGGGTTCACGCTCACCGTGCTGGCGGGCTGCGCCGCCCGCACCGGACGGCCCGGCCGGGCCGCGATCCTGCAGGGGGCCGCGATGAACGTCTGGCGCACGGTGGGCGCGTGGCCGACGCGGTACGAGGCGTTCACCGAGCCCTTGCAGGCCGACACCGAGGCCGTGACGACCGCACTGGGCTGGGAGGTCGCGGTCAAGGAGTTCTCCGACGGCGCCGCGATGCCCATCGCCGACGCCATCGCGTACGCCCTCGAAGAACGGTCGCCCGAACCCCGCAAGCAGGCCTCGCAGGTGCTCACGAAACGCGAGACCGAGATCGCGCACGTGATCGCCGAGGGGCTGACGAACCAGGAGATCGCCGACCGGCTCGGCATCGCCCGGCGGACGGTGGACACCCATATCGACCACATCCTCACCAAACTCGGCTACTCCAACCGGGTCCAGGTCGCCACGTGGGTGACCCGGTCCGCGTAA
- a CDS encoding helix-turn-helix domain-containing protein: protein MMTLTASLAPARTAALVIARVVVDGIRHSLPEHAPLFDARATEFVASVLEHDGMNLGIAAGADAFRQVGVAEYAAGKDLERLSRAYHSAGRCALPALASLSRQPGAGSALMDTGVEALLRCADVLIRLSTAAYRAAHTPSVAELRQDLLKEILSGRPPSKWAGLAAEAGWVPPARVVAVAAEPGAVRASFGPEVLAGLTGEYPHLLVPDDVEIGGVLAGTRAAVGPAVAPAEAAVSLRWARRTLELVRREVIEDGPLVRWSDHLTTHWLFADEVLTTALVTRSLAPIDGLPANERAKLAETLDAMLSARGGAPEIADNLGVHPQTVRNRLRRLRVLFGARLDDPEARLDLRIALRAELLTPEPGRQATPMKVA from the coding sequence ATGATGACCCTGACCGCGTCCCTTGCCCCAGCCCGCACCGCCGCCCTCGTGATCGCCCGCGTGGTCGTCGACGGGATCCGGCACTCGCTGCCGGAGCACGCGCCGCTGTTCGACGCGCGCGCCACGGAGTTCGTCGCCTCGGTGCTGGAACACGACGGGATGAACCTGGGCATCGCGGCCGGTGCGGACGCTTTCCGCCAGGTCGGCGTCGCCGAGTACGCGGCGGGCAAGGACCTGGAACGGCTCTCCCGCGCTTACCACTCCGCGGGCCGGTGCGCCCTGCCCGCGCTGGCCTCGCTGTCGCGGCAGCCCGGGGCGGGGTCGGCCCTGATGGACACCGGGGTGGAGGCCCTGCTCCGCTGCGCGGACGTCCTGATCCGGCTGTCCACCGCCGCCTACCGCGCGGCGCACACTCCTTCGGTCGCCGAACTGCGGCAAGACCTGCTGAAGGAGATCTTGAGCGGCCGCCCGCCGTCGAAATGGGCGGGACTCGCGGCGGAGGCGGGCTGGGTGCCGCCCGCCCGGGTGGTGGCCGTCGCCGCGGAGCCCGGCGCGGTCCGCGCCTCGTTCGGCCCGGAGGTGCTGGCCGGCCTCACCGGCGAGTATCCGCACCTGCTCGTGCCGGACGACGTCGAGATCGGTGGCGTGCTGGCGGGGACGCGGGCGGCGGTCGGGCCCGCGGTCGCGCCCGCCGAAGCCGCGGTGTCCCTGCGGTGGGCGCGCCGGACCCTCGAGCTGGTCCGGCGTGAGGTGATCGAGGACGGCCCGCTCGTGCGCTGGTCGGACCACCTGACCACGCACTGGCTTTTCGCCGACGAGGTGCTGACGACCGCGCTGGTCACGCGCAGCCTGGCCCCGATCGACGGCCTGCCCGCGAACGAGCGCGCCAAACTCGCCGAAACCCTCGACGCCATGCTCTCCGCCCGCGGCGGGGCACCCGAGATCGCGGACAACCTCGGCGTCCACCCGCAGACGGTCCGCAACCGCCTGCGCCGCCTCCGGGTCCTGTTCGGCGCCCGGCTCGACGACCCGGAGGCGCGGCTGGACCTGAGGATCGCCTTGCGCGCTGAGCTGCTCACGCCCGAACCGGGTCGGCAGGCGACTCCGATGAAGGTGGCCTGA
- the ilvD gene encoding dihydroxy-acid dehydratase: MPQDQPDVKPRSRDVTDGLERAAARGMLRAVGMGDDDFAKPQIGVASSWNEITPCNLSLDRLAKAVKNGVHAAGGYPLEFGTISVSDGISMGHEGMHFSLVSREVIADSVETVMMAERLDGSVLLAGCDKSLPGMLMAAARLDLASVFLYAGSIMPGQVDGQDVTIIDAFEAVGACLAGKISRAEVDRIERAICPGEGACGGMYTANTMASVAEALGMSLPGSAAPPAVDRRRDGFAHRSGEAVVGMLRQGITARQIMTMEAFENAIAVVMALGGSTNAVLHLLAIAREAEVDLRIDDFNRIGDKVPHLGDLKPFGKYVMNDVDKVGGIPVVMKALLDAGLMHGDVLTVTGRTMAENLEGIAPAGIDGEIIRPLDRPIHKTGGLTILKGSLAPEGAVVKSAGFDESTFTGAARVFDGERAALDALAEGRIVAGDVVVIRYEGPKGGPGMREMLAITGAIKGAGLGKDVLLITDGRFSGGTTGLCVGHIAPEAVDAGPIAFVRDGDPITLDVANRTLEVEIDDIEARKKGWAPKPPAYTRGVLGKYAKVVRSAAHGAVCE, translated from the coding sequence ATGCCGCAAGACCAGCCGGATGTGAAACCTCGTTCGCGCGACGTGACCGACGGCCTGGAGCGTGCGGCGGCCCGCGGCATGCTCCGCGCGGTCGGGATGGGCGACGACGACTTCGCCAAACCGCAGATCGGCGTGGCGTCCTCGTGGAACGAGATCACGCCGTGCAACCTGTCGCTCGACCGGCTGGCCAAGGCGGTCAAGAACGGCGTGCACGCGGCAGGCGGCTATCCGCTGGAGTTCGGCACGATCTCGGTGTCCGACGGCATTTCCATGGGCCACGAGGGCATGCACTTCTCGCTGGTGTCCCGAGAGGTGATCGCGGATTCGGTCGAGACGGTGATGATGGCCGAGCGGCTGGACGGCTCCGTGCTGCTGGCGGGCTGCGACAAATCCCTGCCGGGCATGCTGATGGCGGCGGCGCGGCTCGATCTCGCCTCCGTTTTCCTTTACGCGGGCTCGATCATGCCCGGTCAGGTGGACGGCCAGGACGTCACGATCATCGACGCGTTCGAAGCTGTCGGCGCTTGCTTGGCGGGGAAGATCAGCCGCGCCGAAGTGGACAGGATCGAACGCGCGATCTGTCCCGGCGAAGGTGCCTGCGGCGGGATGTACACCGCCAACACGATGGCGTCGGTCGCCGAGGCGCTCGGCATGTCGCTGCCAGGGTCGGCCGCTCCGCCCGCCGTCGACAGGCGTCGTGACGGGTTCGCCCACCGGTCGGGGGAGGCCGTCGTCGGGATGCTGCGCCAGGGCATCACCGCGCGGCAGATCATGACCATGGAAGCGTTCGAGAACGCCATCGCCGTCGTGATGGCGCTGGGCGGTTCGACCAACGCCGTCCTCCACCTGCTCGCGATCGCGCGCGAGGCGGAGGTCGACCTGCGCATCGACGACTTCAACCGGATCGGGGACAAGGTCCCGCACCTCGGCGACCTCAAGCCGTTCGGGAAGTACGTGATGAACGACGTCGACAAGGTCGGCGGCATCCCCGTGGTGATGAAGGCGCTGCTCGACGCCGGGCTCATGCACGGCGACGTGCTCACCGTGACCGGCAGGACCATGGCCGAGAACCTCGAAGGCATCGCCCCCGCCGGGATCGACGGCGAGATCATCCGCCCGCTCGACCGGCCGATCCACAAGACCGGCGGGCTGACCATCCTCAAGGGATCGCTGGCACCCGAAGGCGCGGTCGTGAAGTCGGCGGGCTTCGACGAATCGACGTTCACCGGCGCCGCGCGGGTGTTCGACGGCGAGCGAGCCGCTCTCGACGCGCTCGCGGAAGGCCGGATCGTCGCCGGGGACGTCGTCGTCATCCGGTACGAAGGGCCCAAGGGCGGGCCGGGGATGCGGGAGATGCTCGCCATCACCGGCGCGATCAAGGGCGCCGGACTCGGGAAGGACGTCCTGCTCATCACCGACGGCAGGTTCAGCGGCGGCACGACCGGGCTGTGCGTCGGCCACATCGCCCCGGAAGCCGTCGACGCCGGGCCGATCGCGTTCGTACGGGACGGTGACCCGATCACCCTCGACGTCGCGAACCGGACACTCGAAGTCGAGATCGACGACATCGAGGCGCGGAAGAAGGGCTGGGCCCCCAAGCCGCCGGCGTACACCCGGGGAGTGCTCGGCAAGTACGCCAAGGTCGTCCGCAGTGCCGCGCACGGAGCTGTTTGCGAGTAG
- a CDS encoding hemolysin family protein produces the protein MGDYGFDIALVAVLVVLNAVFAGSEMALISLREGQLRALERDGRAAGRTLVRLARDPNRFLATIQIGITLAGFLASATAAVSLAQPLVPLLAFLGDTAGAVAVALVTMVLTFLTLVLGELAPKRLAMQNALRWALLVARPLNLLSAISRPVVWALSVSTNFVVRVLGGRAEADPDQMSPEELGELVSAQRGLNAEQRMIINGALEIHERRLREVLVPRRAVLTLAAEQDLESARRQLAESGHSRAPVARGGHLDDVVGVVRLRDLLGEHEDLAEAVRPAVVFPDSLRVSDALRRFKAEREQMALVVDEHGAVAGMVTLEDLLEEIVGEIYDETDRDVLAVRDGTDGSLVLPGTFPVHDLVDVGVELRDAPPGEYATIAGLILVILGRIPEKPGDRVTVSGWTVEVLGVEHHAITRVALHRGANTER, from the coding sequence GTGGGCGACTACGGTTTCGACATCGCGCTGGTCGCGGTGCTGGTGGTGCTCAACGCGGTGTTCGCGGGCAGCGAGATGGCGCTGATCTCGTTGCGTGAGGGGCAGTTGCGGGCGTTGGAGCGCGACGGTCGCGCGGCCGGCCGCACGCTGGTGCGGCTGGCGCGCGACCCGAACCGTTTCCTGGCGACGATCCAGATCGGCATCACGCTCGCCGGTTTCCTCGCTTCGGCGACGGCGGCGGTGTCGCTCGCGCAACCCCTGGTGCCGTTGCTGGCCTTCCTCGGCGACACCGCCGGGGCGGTGGCCGTCGCGCTGGTGACGATGGTCCTCACCTTCCTGACCCTGGTACTCGGGGAACTGGCGCCGAAACGGCTCGCCATGCAGAACGCGTTGCGGTGGGCGTTGCTGGTGGCGCGCCCGCTGAATCTGTTGTCGGCGATCTCGAGGCCCGTGGTGTGGGCGCTGAGCGTGTCGACGAACTTCGTCGTGCGGGTGCTGGGTGGCCGGGCGGAAGCCGATCCGGATCAGATGTCGCCCGAGGAGCTGGGGGAACTGGTCTCGGCGCAACGCGGCCTTAACGCCGAGCAGCGCATGATCATCAACGGCGCCTTGGAGATCCACGAGCGACGGCTGCGGGAAGTGCTCGTCCCTCGCCGGGCGGTGCTGACACTCGCGGCCGAGCAGGACCTCGAGTCGGCGCGGCGGCAGCTGGCCGAGTCCGGCCATTCCCGGGCGCCGGTCGCCCGCGGCGGCCACCTGGACGACGTCGTCGGTGTCGTGCGGCTGCGTGATCTGCTCGGCGAGCACGAAGACCTCGCCGAGGCCGTCCGGCCGGCGGTCGTGTTCCCCGATTCGCTGCGGGTCTCGGACGCGCTGCGGAGGTTCAAGGCCGAGCGGGAGCAGATGGCGCTCGTCGTCGACGAACACGGTGCCGTCGCGGGCATGGTGACGCTGGAGGACCTGCTGGAGGAGATCGTCGGCGAGATCTACGACGAGACCGACCGCGACGTGCTGGCCGTCCGCGACGGTACGGACGGTTCCCTGGTCCTGCCCGGCACCTTCCCGGTGCACGACCTCGTCGACGTCGGGGTCGAGCTGCGCGACGCCCCGCCGGGGGAGTACGCGACGATCGCGGGACTGATCCTCGTGATCCTCGGCCGGATCCCGGAGAAGCCGGGCGACCGGGTGACGGTGTCCGGCTGGACCGTCGAGGTGCTCGGCGTGGAGCATCACGCGATCACGCGGGTGGCGCTGCACCGTGGAGCGAACACGGAGCGGTGA